In Aliiglaciecola sp. LCG003, a genomic segment contains:
- the ruvX gene encoding Holliday junction resolvase RuvX — protein sequence MSTSARTLLGFDFGTKSIGVAVGQEITGTASPLEAIAATDGIPNWDIIAKLYEQWSPDLIVVGLPLNMDGSKQQVTFAAQKFANRLHAKFKVPVQTCDERLTTADAKSRLFELGGFKKLSKGKVDSVSACLILESFMCQ from the coding sequence TTGAGTACATCCGCCAGAACGTTGTTAGGATTTGATTTCGGTACAAAAAGTATTGGAGTTGCTGTGGGTCAGGAGATTACCGGTACGGCTTCACCATTAGAAGCTATTGCAGCCACTGATGGCATACCTAATTGGGACATTATCGCTAAGCTATACGAGCAATGGAGCCCCGATTTAATCGTAGTGGGATTGCCGCTTAACATGGACGGCAGTAAACAGCAGGTTACTTTCGCAGCACAAAAATTTGCCAATAGATTACATGCCAAATTTAAAGTGCCAGTGCAAACCTGTGATGAACGTCTTACTACAGCCGATGCTAAATCTCGTTTGTTTGAGCTTGGCGGCTTCAAAAAGCTCAGTAAAGGCAAAGTGGATAGTGTCTCTGCCTGCCTGATCCTGGAAAGTTTCATGTGCCAGTAA
- a CDS encoding type IV pilus twitching motility protein PilT, translating to MDITELLAFSVKNNASDLHLSAGLPPIIRVDGEMRRLNVPELDHKQVHGLVYEIMNDRQRKEYEENLEVDFSFEVKDLSRFRVNAFVQNRGAAAVLRTIPSKVLTLDDLGAPAIFKDIINQPTGIVLVTGATGSGKSTTLAAMVDHINTYKREHILTIEDPIEFVHQNKLCVLNQREVHRDTHSFNNALRSALREDPDVILVGELRDLETIRLAISAAETGHLVFGTLHTNSAPKTIDRIIDVFPAEEKSMVRSMLSESLRAVISQTLLKKVGGGRVAAHEIMIGIPAIRNLIREDKVPQMYSVIQTGQSHGMQTMDQCLQKLVAQGVISAQDAASKSIDKQPKIGF from the coding sequence GTGGATATTACCGAACTTTTAGCATTCAGTGTGAAGAATAATGCCTCTGATTTACATCTTTCAGCTGGCTTACCGCCGATTATTCGAGTCGATGGCGAAATGCGTCGCCTTAATGTGCCTGAGCTAGACCACAAACAAGTACATGGGCTGGTCTACGAAATTATGAATGATAGGCAGCGCAAGGAATATGAAGAAAACCTTGAAGTGGATTTTTCGTTTGAAGTGAAAGATCTATCTCGCTTCCGGGTGAATGCATTCGTGCAAAACCGTGGCGCTGCAGCGGTATTAAGAACGATCCCGAGCAAGGTACTAACCTTGGACGATTTAGGTGCACCGGCTATCTTTAAAGATATCATCAACCAACCAACGGGTATTGTGCTGGTCACAGGCGCAACAGGCTCAGGGAAAAGTACTACGCTGGCAGCTATGGTCGATCACATTAATACCTACAAGCGCGAACATATTCTGACCATTGAAGACCCGATTGAATTCGTCCATCAAAATAAATTGTGCGTGTTGAATCAACGGGAAGTGCATCGGGATACCCATAGCTTCAATAATGCCTTGCGCTCTGCGTTGCGGGAAGACCCTGATGTTATTCTGGTGGGTGAATTGCGAGACCTTGAGACAATTCGCTTAGCCATTTCAGCGGCAGAAACCGGACACCTGGTGTTTGGAACCTTGCATACCAATTCCGCCCCCAAAACCATAGACCGGATTATTGATGTGTTCCCCGCAGAAGAAAAGTCGATGGTGCGTTCAATGTTATCCGAGTCGTTACGGGCTGTTATCTCTCAAACTTTATTGAAGAAAGTCGGTGGGGGGCGTGTGGCTGCTCATGAAATCATGATTGGCATTCCGGCGATTCGAAACTTGATCCGTGAGGACAAGGTGCCGCAAATGTATTCAGTGATCCAGACCGGTCAAAGTCATGGTATGCAAACCATGGATCAATGTCTGCAAAAACTCGTCGCTCAAGGGGTGATCAGTGCCCAAGATGCAGCGTCCAAATCCATTGATAAGCAACCCAAGATTGGTTTTTAG
- a CDS encoding DUF2007 domain-containing protein: MQKIYWHNDRFRVYQIKQILDDHQIPNFIKNEFAIGAIGELSPMDIMPEVWLTDDGWEAKARSLIAEFNQPAESTQSWQCPQCQESNEGNFSICWNCSSAKAESEVDVTGT, from the coding sequence GTGCAGAAAATTTATTGGCACAATGATCGTTTTCGGGTCTATCAAATCAAGCAAATACTAGATGATCATCAGATCCCGAATTTTATCAAAAATGAGTTTGCTATAGGTGCCATCGGTGAGCTTTCACCGATGGATATCATGCCTGAAGTATGGTTAACCGATGATGGTTGGGAAGCTAAAGCTAGAAGTTTGATTGCCGAATTTAATCAGCCGGCAGAGTCCACCCAGTCGTGGCAATGTCCACAATGTCAGGAGAGCAATGAAGGCAACTTTAGTATCTGCTGGAACTGTTCCAGCGCGAAGGCAGAGTCCGAAGTAGATGTTACTGGCACATGA
- a CDS encoding PilT/PilU family type 4a pilus ATPase, producing the protein MDLNPFLRKMAEQGASDLFVTVGFPISAKINGQMTPITDECLTEEAALALVQNVMSDKQRDEFETSKECNFAIARDGIGRFRCSAFWQRDMAGMVVRRIVTQIPKADDLGLPEILKDVIMAKRGLLLFVGATGTGKSTSLAALMGHRNHHSRGHILTIEDPIEFVHEHAGCVVTQREVGIDTRSFDDALKSSLRQAPDVILIGEIRSMETMEYAMSFADTGHLCVATLHANNANQAIERIMHLAPQEQHAKLRFDLSLNLRAIVAQQLVPTIDGKGRVAAIEILLNSPLVTDLIQRNEIGSLKEAMKKGKEMGMQSFDMALYELYKEQRISLEQAIHHADSPNDLRLMIKLDTEEGTGLGSLSNVSIDMD; encoded by the coding sequence ATGGACTTAAATCCGTTTTTACGAAAAATGGCCGAGCAGGGGGCTTCGGATCTATTTGTCACTGTGGGCTTTCCTATTAGCGCTAAGATAAATGGTCAAATGACGCCGATTACCGATGAATGCTTAACCGAAGAGGCAGCATTGGCGTTGGTGCAAAATGTAATGAGTGATAAACAACGGGACGAATTCGAGACTAGCAAAGAGTGTAACTTTGCTATTGCCAGAGATGGCATAGGGCGATTTCGTTGCAGTGCATTTTGGCAGCGTGATATGGCGGGCATGGTTGTGCGCCGGATCGTGACTCAGATTCCCAAAGCCGATGACTTAGGTCTGCCGGAGATCCTAAAAGATGTGATAATGGCAAAGCGTGGCTTACTGTTATTCGTTGGTGCTACCGGAACAGGTAAGTCAACCTCTTTAGCAGCCCTTATGGGACATCGTAATCACCATTCCCGTGGGCATATTTTAACTATCGAGGACCCGATTGAATTTGTGCATGAACATGCCGGATGTGTTGTCACTCAGCGGGAAGTGGGTATTGATACTCGCTCATTCGATGATGCTTTAAAAAGTTCTCTGCGCCAAGCGCCTGATGTAATTCTCATCGGTGAAATTCGGTCAATGGAAACCATGGAATATGCTATGTCGTTCGCCGATACAGGCCATTTGTGTGTGGCGACATTACATGCCAATAATGCTAACCAAGCAATCGAACGTATCATGCACTTAGCCCCGCAGGAGCAGCACGCGAAGTTGCGCTTTGATTTGAGTTTAAATTTGAGGGCGATTGTCGCACAGCAGTTAGTACCTACTATTGATGGGAAGGGCCGTGTAGCAGCAATTGAGATTTTGTTAAACTCGCCACTGGTAACAGATTTAATCCAGCGTAACGAAATAGGCAGCCTCAAAGAAGCGATGAAAAAAGGAAAAGAGATGGGCATGCAAAGCTTTGATATGGCCTTGTATGAGCTTTATAAAGAGCAGCGTATCTCCCTTGAGCAAGCGATTCATCATGCGGATTCACCTAACGACCTGAGATTAATGATAAAACTTGATACGGAAGAGGGCACTGGGTTAGGCTCTCTGTCTAACGTATCAATAGATATGGACTGA